tggtcagtaatttccagtcttctgttcccttttctgtcttacagttaatttactggcgattgtgatcctgtcccggggaaaatgtggcctctccacctgcaccacacgctatctggtggccatggcaacggcggatctgttGGTCATTCTCACTGAAGTCATACTATTCAGGATTGGTTATTATTATTTCCTGGGATCTTTCCtgcacatcacccctgtgtgtagtcttATCGGTGCCCTGATATGTGCAGCGACAGACTGTTCTgtgtggttcactgtcactttctcctttgatcgatttgtggccatttgttgccagaagctgaaaacgaaatattgcacaaagaaaactgcagctgtgattCTAGCAAcagcctgcattctgctctgtttaagaaATTCTCCCTTCTATTTTGCATATGAACCTAGAGAAATAATCGACAATGTGCCATGGGGCTGTTCTACAAAACTAAGCTATTTTACTgatcccggatgggtgggatttgattggtttgatgtagttttaacaccattgctcccatttgctttaattttgttgctcaatgctctgacagtcagacacattttagtggtcaGCCGTGTCCGTAAGGAACTGAGGGGTCGGAACaaaggagagaatcacagtgacccagaaatggagagcagaaggaagtctgtgattttactcttcaccatatctggcagcttcatacttctgtggctggtaaatgttatagaattcttatattataacattgcaGGGACAAATAACAATTATTACAATGATTCCCAGTATATCtttcaacaagtcggatggatgcttcaggttttaagttgctgcacaaacacgtttatttatggtgtgacacagtccaagttcagagagcaggtcaagaccgTGGTGAAATATCCAGTCGCATTAATTATTCAATCAATGAATAAACAACACAATTGAGAGCAGCCAAAAGGCGGATCCTAGTGTTTCCAAACCATGAATATAATATTTGTCCCAGCCTTCAATCAACTGAATGATACCAGGAAACGTTGGGGATGTGTAAGTACCCCTAGTTTTGGGATCGGGgtcggggtggtggtgggaggagtaaGGAGGCAGGAGGAATTTCTGAACACCCGCCGCAGGACAGATTGCGAAACTGCGGCCACAGTCTCGACTCTAACTCCACTGGTTCGATTTTGAGCACCTCACATCTACTCAGAAGAAAAATGCTCTTGGAAAAGCCAAAATGCTGCACTTGCTGGATATCTTCTAGTGTGAGTTGATTATTTTTCTTTTGGAGACTCTTTAATGAGCTTATCTCCCTTCCATTCTTTCCACCTGttgctgctatctctctctctccctgcaccagCAGGTGATGGGCGGGAGATACACGTCTGGACGAGTGCAGCTGAGGGGCTCGGGCAGGGACATGGGACCCTGGGTGAGGCAGTGGACCCGGGCTCTGCACAGTAGCCGTAATCCCAGGAcgcctcagcttggtggctgctggTCTGGAGTGGGCCATGTTTCTTCCTGGCTGGCCTGTCAGCTGATACTGTTAACCGTTTCCTCTCCTCATGTTCTGTGCCTCTGGTCTTGAAATTTGCATCATCACACCTCTGATAAAAAGAAATACGACCCTTAACCTGGTATTTACTTCACATGCACCATTCTAGTGCTAACCCCTTTCCCCACCCATATTCCTATAATTTCTTGCAGCCTCACAAATCGAATGGCCATCATTCCCACAACATCATTTTGGAATCACTCTAGCCAAGTTTCCACCCCTTCCACAGTACTTGAAACAGCCTTTATCGAAGTCATATATGACACCTTTTATGGCTGCGACGAAAGTGAAGTATCCTTcgccatccttctcgacctgtctgcaactTTTCGCATTGCTGACCACACCATCATCATCCAACGCCTCTCCACAGACGTCCATCTggttgggactgctctcacctgattccattcttatctatctaatcgtagccatagAATCGCGTGCAGTGGATATTCTTCCTTTCCCTACACCTTTACCTCTGGTGTCTTCCAAGGATTTATCCTCATCCCCCACGTATTTTTGTATACATGCTGCCCTTCAGCTACATTTTCTGATAGTACGCTGCTAATTTCCACACTTACGCTGAAAACATACAGCTCGAACGTACCACCACCACCTCTCTATTCATCTCTACTGTtaataaattatcagactgcttatctgacatccagcaatGGAAGAACAGAAATGTAttccatttaaatattgggaaggcggaACTTCTAAAAACAAAAACTCGGTTTCCAAGTCACTGACTACATTGATctacctggcaactgtctgaagatgAACCAGATTGTCTGCAACCTGAGGTAGCTGCAGAACACATATTTGTGCCAACGCTAAGATGGCATATTTTCAACTTTTTAACATCTCCCGACAGAACCACCTTAGCCCACCTCTAGAAACCCATTCTAATGtaccctggctggcctcccactttctaccctcctTAAACACGAGGTCATCCAAATCGTTGCTAGCCGTGTCCTTACTTGCAcaaaacccagctcatctttcaTGCCTATCCTCGCTGATTTACATTGTTTCCCGGTCCAGCAAAATCTtggttttgaaattctcatccttattttcaaatccctccattgcctcaccactCACTAACTTAAAAGCGTTATATCAATATAACTTGCTTCTTTCTCACCCTCTCTAACAATTTATCTCTGCATCTCTGTCTGCCTTTCTTATTGCCTGTGTCTCTGTTTCTATGTCTAGCTTCCTTTCGGTCTCTTGCTCTAATGTTCTTTCAGCcttctgctctctctttccctgcctcaaattctctctctctctgctgctgtatTTTGCTCTTACTTTATGGAACAGTCCCTGTCTTGctccaaatctctctctctctcctcattccctCTCTCAACCCTCCGTCTCTCcacctttccctctctcacacccTGTCCTTCCTTACTGTGTTTGTCAAAAAATATAGCCTGTATCTAACCCGTATTGCTTCTGCCCtcggtgtgtttgatgggacagtggagagggagtttATTCTGCATATATCCAGTGCTGTACCAGTTCTAGGACTGTTCCT
This genomic interval from Heterodontus francisci isolate sHetFra1 chromosome 21, sHetFra1.hap1, whole genome shotgun sequence contains the following:
- the LOC137381102 gene encoding probable G-protein coupled receptor 139, which gives rise to MCPCWNSHCSCIPPAVQKLQIGLPRVKQLSVVAFTIFQVFFIIMFQEAKRDLTQPLLIRWRSFQSATNIGTCKINLLAIVILSRGKCGLSTCTTRYLVAMATADLLVILTEVILFRIGYYYFLGSFLHITPVCSLIGALICAATDCSVWFTVTFSFDRFVAICCQKLKTKYCTKKTAAVILATACILLCLRNSPFYFAYEPREIIDNVPWGCSTKLSYFTDPGWVGFDWFDVVLTPLLPFALILLLNALTVRHILVVSRVRKELRGRNKGENHSDPEMESRRKSVILLFTISGSFILLWLVNVIEFLYYNIAGTNNNYYNDSQYIFQQVGWMLQVLSCCTNTFIYGVTQSKFREQVKTVVKYPVALIIQSMNKQHN